Proteins from a single region of Candidatus Omnitrophota bacterium:
- a CDS encoding glycosyltransferase — protein MADLGVIIPTRNRIGPLFKCLESLVKQDCSKDKFEIFVVEDGCSSNIKGLVNDIAVCGNNIRYLSNNKKSGASATRNLGLKICHSEIIAFVDDDCRLPANWVRNILYYHSKYPDAKVIQGEVLADSLKSIFEISEYLIYSVFFKKSIYEHNGIKSIDILNAANLSLKRSIIDDKTLFFREDFKFSEDIDLSNRILSKGTIFFYVEDIKAYHSYSSDIFSFIRRGIRDGRGEYLIKCSKGAPKQDKITGIRGINFFNFMVKLYFREFSIGKSMVLTQLHILRCLLRRLGFVFQLVVMAIIKT, from the coding sequence ATGGCAGATTTAGGGGTTATAATACCTACCAGGAATAGGATAGGCCCTCTTTTTAAATGCCTGGAGTCATTAGTCAAGCAGGATTGTAGCAAGGATAAATTTGAAATATTCGTAGTTGAAGACGGCTGTAGTAGCAATATCAAGGGACTGGTTAACGATATCGCTGTTTGCGGAAATAACATAAGATATCTTAGCAACAATAAAAAAAGCGGTGCATCAGCTACTAGAAATTTAGGGTTAAAAATTTGTCACTCAGAAATCATTGCTTTTGTAGACGATGATTGCCGTTTGCCTGCGAATTGGGTAAGAAATATCTTATATTATCATAGCAAATATCCTGATGCCAAAGTTATCCAGGGTGAGGTTTTGGCCGACTCTTTAAAAAGTATATTTGAAATCTCGGAATATCTGATCTACAGTGTTTTTTTTAAGAAAAGTATATATGAGCATAATGGTATTAAATCAATAGATATCCTTAATGCAGCGAATCTTTCATTAAAAAGGAGTATCATAGACGATAAAACGCTATTTTTTCGGGAAGATTTTAAATTCTCGGAAGATATTGATCTATCCAATAGGATCCTTTCCAAAGGAACGATTTTTTTCTACGTTGAGGATATTAAGGCCTATCATTCATACAGCAGCGATATATTTTCTTTTATAAGAAGAGGCATACGCGACGGCAGGGGGGAATATTTGATTAAGTGCTCTAAAGGTGCGCCTAAACAAGACAAAATTACAGGGATTCGGGGTATTAACTTTTTTAATTTTATGGTTAAGCTATATTTCAGGGAGTTTAGCATAGGCAAATCAATGGTTTTAACCCAACTGCATATATTAAGATGCTTATTGAGGCGTTTAGGTTTTGTATTTCAATTGGTTGTAATGGCTATTATTAAAACATGA
- a CDS encoding GNAT family N-acetyltransferase, translating to MIRRFRKEDIKDLAELASSVLGPTSERLLHWLFIDNPFLPKGKTNLVLEEDSKIVGMAFNVYVKLKFYDRTLDARWACFFVTSPDYRGSGIELAEQYIQIPYYPFLAFSTKKHFMMESRFGFKKIFDICSYISIIDFKKLFRFKLGKNLFLERIGEFLNRLLGLGSKICAERMPKGLNFEEITYFDERFNDLWRRCSPYYQILVKRDKDYLNWRFTRSPSQYRIIALVDDTKVYGYIVISVNEKNGLKKGAILDLLAANDNKTAVIDALLSEALRYFRKEGCYSADFLILTAKKEYLKPMRKHGFLFKRLRSTFVVYKKCGGDIKGLRNWKNWFVTRSDPDLELCD from the coding sequence ATGATAAGAAGATTCAGAAAAGAAGATATTAAAGATTTGGCTGAATTGGCAAGTTCAGTTCTAGGGCCGACTTCAGAAAGACTTTTGCACTGGCTGTTTATTGATAACCCTTTTTTACCTAAAGGCAAGACCAACCTTGTATTGGAGGAGGATTCTAAGATAGTCGGTATGGCTTTTAATGTCTATGTTAAATTGAAATTTTATGATAGGACACTTGATGCCAGATGGGCTTGTTTTTTTGTGACTAGCCCTGATTACAGGGGTTCAGGTATTGAGCTTGCAGAACAGTATATACAGATACCGTATTATCCTTTTTTGGCTTTTTCCACCAAGAAGCATTTTATGATGGAGTCAAGATTCGGTTTTAAAAAAATCTTTGATATATGCAGCTATATCAGCATAATCGATTTTAAAAAATTATTTAGATTTAAATTAGGAAAAAATCTTTTTCTTGAGCGCATCGGAGAATTTCTAAACCGATTACTCGGGTTAGGAAGCAAGATATGCGCTGAAAGAATGCCCAAAGGTTTGAATTTTGAGGAGATTACATATTTTGACGAAAGATTTAATGATTTATGGCGTAGGTGTTCGCCATATTACCAGATACTGGTTAAAAGGGATAAAGATTACCTGAATTGGAGGTTTACGCGTTCTCCATCGCAGTACAGGATTATTGCCTTAGTTGATGATACCAAAGTTTACGGCTATATAGTTATCTCTGTGAACGAGAAGAATGGGCTTAAGAAAGGGGCTATCCTTGATTTGTTAGCAGCAAATGATAATAAAACTGCTGTCATTGATGCGCTTTTGTCTGAAGCTTTAAGATATTTCAGGAAGGAAGGATGTTATTCTGCGGATTTTCTCATTCTTACCGCGAAAAAAGAATACTTAAAGCCAATGCGCAAGCATGGTTTCTTATTTAAAAGACTGAGGTCTACCTTTGTGGTTTATAAAAAATGCGGGGGGGATATCAAGGGCTTAAGAAACTGGAAAAACTGGTTTGTCACGCGCTCTGACCCGGATTTAGAATTATGCGATTAA
- a CDS encoding radical SAM protein encodes MRLKSYIKRLSYCSSRVVFYIMIFTRFPAVALNYYRYITGGKKIRVSHSPLLVNFYITNKCNFNCRMCLRKEQGYADSAGMRKDMDLGKFSELLAKFNKCIYVQFAGLGEPLLNKDIFKMMSLARERRKGIILYTNAAFLDQQAAVRICDLGVHRVNISLYGANPEEFFANTGSDRQDYYSVLDNISRLVRIKKSRSPRLMVSILYICSKRNIDDCLKVIDIGNLLGVDEIHFNNFNHQPFDAEAGKDWYLFEDDMEVVKTVARMRSYYSYAQVFAPAVLKISAPKKACPSYYKYINIDYEGNVAGCCKFSYPVKENGNIYSDKDIFNTDHFLKMRSIFTGKHCELPRNCKLCQEIYK; translated from the coding sequence ATGCGATTAAAATCTTATATTAAGCGTTTATCTTATTGTTCAAGCAGGGTTGTGTTCTATATTATGATATTTACACGTTTCCCGGCAGTAGCCTTGAATTATTATAGATATATTACCGGTGGCAAGAAAATAAGAGTCAGTCATTCTCCGTTGCTTGTAAATTTTTATATCACAAATAAGTGTAATTTTAATTGCCGGATGTGCCTTAGGAAAGAACAAGGATATGCCGATAGCGCCGGCATGAGAAAAGATATGGATTTAGGCAAATTCAGCGAATTGCTTGCCAAATTCAATAAATGTATCTATGTGCAGTTTGCCGGTTTAGGGGAACCGCTTTTAAATAAAGATATTTTTAAAATGATGTCTTTGGCAAGAGAAAGAAGGAAAGGGATAATTTTATATACAAATGCCGCTTTTCTCGATCAGCAGGCAGCGGTCAGGATATGTGATTTAGGGGTACATAGAGTTAACATTAGCCTGTATGGAGCAAACCCTGAAGAGTTTTTTGCTAACACTGGCAGCGACAGGCAAGATTATTATTCAGTCCTGGATAACATCAGCCGTTTGGTAAGAATCAAGAAAAGTAGAAGCCCGAGGCTTATGGTGTCAATATTATATATCTGCTCAAAACGTAACATTGACGATTGCTTAAAGGTAATTGATATAGGTAATTTACTCGGGGTCGACGAAATACACTTTAATAATTTCAATCATCAGCCTTTTGATGCGGAAGCCGGAAAGGATTGGTACTTATTTGAGGATGATATGGAAGTTGTTAAAACGGTGGCGAGAATGAGGAGCTATTACTCATATGCGCAAGTATTTGCTCCGGCTGTTTTAAAGATAAGCGCGCCTAAGAAAGCCTGTCCTTCTTACTACAAGTATATTAATATAGATTATGAAGGCAATGTTGCCGGATGCTGTAAATTTTCATACCCGGTTAAGGAGAACGGGAACATCTATTCTGATAAGGATATATTCAATACGGACCATTTTTTAAAGATGAGATCCATTTTTACCGGTAAGCACTGTGAATTGCCGCGGAATTGTAAGTTATGCCAGGAGATCTACAAGTGA
- a CDS encoding lipopolysaccharide heptosyltransferase family protein, whose translation MPGDLQVIEPTVAPEPGKNLRVLFIELCRLGDVVCALPAIRIFRGHYAEAEITVLTEPGYEGIVDAAGCGCKAISFVGENKLLSTLRTLSYLRKNSFDLVVSLSPAKRNSLVAFFSKAKIKSGYFTLFRKISGLDESIVKIFVKRSVKRAGQFKRNENIIKRALKPLVALGLDVRVLGKTLLLPKSVETDAIDFLTRVKKYRKTISVQVCSSSRFRDWPEENFIKLFNLLKNYDILVFGSEQERQRIDRVVNDSDCNIIPVIGYPIIQAAAMIARSDLFIGLDSGLMHIADSLCVPMVLIFGPSNPVVTGTINRTAAIISKNFECSPCRQDICARKIKCMRSINPEEVFKEVIKKINV comes from the coding sequence ATGCCAGGAGATCTACAAGTGATAGAGCCTACAGTAGCCCCTGAGCCAGGTAAGAACTTAAGAGTTCTATTTATTGAGCTTTGCCGATTAGGAGACGTAGTTTGCGCTTTGCCTGCGATAAGGATATTCAGGGGGCATTATGCAGAAGCTGAGATAACCGTGTTAACCGAGCCCGGTTACGAAGGGATAGTTGATGCAGCCGGATGTGGATGCAAGGCCATATCCTTTGTTGGGGAAAATAAGCTTTTAAGCACCTTAAGGACGCTTTCTTATCTAAGAAAAAACAGTTTTGACTTAGTCGTCTCACTTAGCCCTGCAAAAAGAAATTCCCTCGTCGCTTTTTTTTCTAAAGCAAAGATAAAATCAGGATATTTTACTTTATTTAGGAAGATATCCGGTTTAGATGAAAGCATTGTAAAGATCTTTGTAAAGCGCAGCGTAAAAAGGGCGGGGCAATTTAAAAGGAATGAGAATATTATCAAAAGGGCTCTAAAACCGTTAGTAGCATTGGGCTTAGATGTACGGGTATTGGGAAAAACGTTATTATTACCAAAAAGCGTGGAGACTGATGCGATTGATTTTTTAACCAGGGTAAAAAAGTACAGGAAAACTATATCTGTGCAAGTTTGTTCTTCTTCAAGATTCCGGGATTGGCCAGAAGAAAACTTTATAAAATTGTTTAATTTGCTTAAGAACTACGATATATTAGTATTCGGTTCTGAGCAAGAAAGACAGAGAATTGATAGGGTTGTTAATGATTCTGATTGCAACATTATACCTGTTATCGGTTATCCGATTATTCAGGCCGCTGCCATGATAGCCAGGAGCGACCTGTTTATAGGTCTTGATTCAGGTTTGATGCATATTGCTGATTCTCTATGTGTTCCAATGGTGCTTATCTTCGGTCCATCTAACCCGGTTGTGACCGGCACCATCAATCGGACAGCTGCAATAATAAGCAAGAACTTTGAATGCAGCCCTTGCAGACAGGATATTTGCGCTAGGAAAATAAAATGCATGCGTTCTATAAATCCGGAAGAAGTCTTTAAAGAGGTCATTAAGAAAATTAACGTGTAG
- a CDS encoding SDR family oxidoreductase, whose translation MKKIFKNKTVIISGGSTGIGRAVALHLAQAGANISFSYFKSKYQAEVLRKELCALKIKTKAYHVDIKSFESVSKWVQASKRYFGEIDAVINNAGIFEPYALAFTSKYTWKKVIDTNLGGVFNLSQSVITDFMKRKKGVIINIVSLNAIIGGSPTNYVASKSGIIGFTKSLAREVSKYNIRVNAIAPGYIDTEMIKHFNQDHRRALISSIPLGRLGYPDDVAKLVKFLVSNESSYITGQTIIIDGGFSMVL comes from the coding sequence ATGAAAAAGATATTCAAGAATAAGACGGTAATTATAAGCGGAGGCTCAACTGGTATAGGCAGGGCTGTAGCCTTACATTTAGCTCAGGCCGGTGCCAATATATCATTTAGCTATTTTAAGAGTAAATATCAGGCAGAGGTATTAAGAAAAGAGCTATGCGCTCTAAAAATTAAAACAAAGGCTTATCATGTAGATATTAAGAGTTTTGAATCAGTAAGTAAATGGGTGCAAGCTTCTAAGCGTTATTTCGGTGAAATAGACGCAGTGATAAACAATGCAGGCATATTTGAGCCGTATGCCCTTGCTTTCACAAGTAAATACACGTGGAAAAAGGTTATTGATACTAATTTAGGCGGAGTATTTAACTTGAGCCAGTCGGTGATCACGGATTTTATGAAGAGGAAAAAAGGCGTGATTATAAATATTGTCTCTCTTAATGCTATAATAGGCGGTTCGCCGACTAACTATGTTGCCTCAAAATCCGGGATAATTGGTTTTACTAAATCTTTGGCCAGGGAGGTGTCTAAGTATAACATAAGGGTCAACGCTATAGCTCCGGGGTATATAGATACAGAGATGATAAAACATTTCAACCAGGACCATAGAAGGGCGCTTATATCAAGTATCCCGCTTGGGAGATTGGGATATCCTGATGATGTAGCAAAACTGGTTAAATTTTTGGTTAGCAATGAATCTTCTTACATAACCGGGCAGACCATTATAATTGACGGCGGATTTTCTATGGTACTTTAA
- a CDS encoding beta-ketoacyl-[acyl-carrier-protein] synthase family protein, giving the protein MNKRIVISGIGIISPLGTNKDEFWRALRNGVSGFKAEGHVSGRFGARKAALIRNETIKPMFKGGQLAPNRCSNLAYLAARMALVDSGLTIDEKNTDLFGVCTASTLSNLSCLAKLTRQALKGGMRDLDPTLLPHSLLNSTSSYISIKLNIQGFNTTISNGQTSSLDAIDYAANLIKLDRVACVIVIGVEEVAKVVLDAFSSEGMLAGNNGRQICCPFDKRRNGLVLGEGAIGLVIEDIQHAFSREAKIYAEILGYGNYFSCLKGSRFSGVQKSMAKSIEKSRLDIRQIDYISAAANSDQFLDLSETIAVKKLFGSNAKRIPVSAIKSMIGETISAAGLFQVVSAIGMMHNNFVAPTINYRVRDPGCDLEYIPNKSIVKKINTALINNIGFTGSSSTLIISKPQPN; this is encoded by the coding sequence ATGAATAAAAGAATCGTAATATCAGGGATAGGCATTATTTCACCTTTAGGCACGAACAAGGATGAATTCTGGAGAGCTCTTAGAAATGGAGTCTCAGGATTTAAAGCAGAAGGCCATGTTTCAGGCAGGTTTGGAGCTAGAAAAGCAGCTTTGATCAGGAACGAAACGATCAAACCGATGTTTAAGGGGGGGCAACTGGCACCCAATAGATGCTCAAATTTAGCTTATTTAGCCGCGAGGATGGCTTTAGTTGACTCAGGGTTAACTATAGATGAAAAGAACACAGATCTTTTTGGGGTATGCACAGCATCAACCTTGTCTAATTTGTCTTGTTTAGCTAAGCTGACAAGGCAAGCACTTAAAGGCGGGATGCGGGATTTGGACCCGACTTTATTACCGCATTCATTGTTGAATTCAACCTCCAGTTATATCTCGATAAAACTTAATATCCAGGGTTTTAATACCACTATATCTAATGGCCAGACATCAAGCCTGGATGCGATTGATTATGCAGCTAATTTAATCAAGCTTGACAGGGTTGCTTGTGTTATCGTTATAGGAGTCGAAGAAGTAGCCAAAGTGGTCCTGGATGCGTTTTCTAGCGAAGGGATGCTGGCAGGAAATAACGGCCGGCAGATATGTTGCCCGTTTGATAAGAGGAGAAATGGCCTGGTCCTTGGAGAAGGTGCGATCGGGCTGGTGATTGAAGATATACAACATGCGTTTTCCCGGGAAGCTAAAATCTATGCAGAGATCCTAGGATATGGAAATTATTTTTCCTGCCTGAAAGGCAGTAGATTCTCAGGGGTACAAAAAAGCATGGCTAAGTCTATAGAAAAGAGCAGATTGGATATAAGGCAGATAGATTACATAAGCGCAGCTGCAAATTCTGACCAGTTTTTAGATTTATCGGAAACCATAGCTGTAAAAAAACTATTTGGCAGCAATGCAAAAAGAATACCTGTAAGCGCGATTAAATCCATGATCGGTGAGACGATAAGTGCGGCAGGACTTTTTCAGGTTGTTTCTGCCATCGGGATGATGCATAACAATTTTGTCGCACCCACAATAAATTACAGGGTAAGAGACCCTGGTTGTGACTTAGAATATATCCCAAATAAATCTATTGTAAAGAAGATTAATACCGCGTTGATAAATAATATTGGTTTTACGGGCAGCAGCTCAACACTTATTATATCCAAGCCTCAGCCGAATTAA
- a CDS encoding acyl carrier protein: protein MIKDLNKEVIKIISKVIAIKPDRITPDSDLFRDLGADSLKAIEIVAAIEKKYKLKLEIKRIAKIKTPGQIINLIEDAFKK from the coding sequence ATGATTAAAGATCTTAATAAAGAAGTCATAAAAATAATATCTAAGGTTATTGCTATAAAGCCTGATAGGATTACCCCTGATTCCGATCTTTTTAGGGATTTGGGCGCCGATTCTCTTAAGGCGATAGAGATTGTTGCGGCAATTGAAAAAAAGTATAAACTCAAGCTGGAGATTAAAAGGATTGCCAAGATTAAAACTCCCGGACAAATAATCAATTTGATTGAAGATGCCTTTAAAAAATGA
- a CDS encoding beta-hydroxyacyl-ACP dehydratase yields the protein MPLKNEAPRDKARGFLERNTERTHSIRTLKGTVLLPRTHKISRSLNPEDLLPQKRPFIFVDKILGYERSKKIVALKHLRKNSFFLKGHFPGNPIMPGALIVEAMGQASIMLFYLSNPSFSPHSCNHYLVKVEATFLFPIRPKEDIVLESKITHSTGESAIFDTCARVGSKIASTAKIYLVIKKKNHGAK from the coding sequence ATGCCTTTAAAAAATGAAGCTCCTCGGGATAAAGCCCGAGGTTTCTTAGAGCGGAATACCGAGCGTACACACTCCATCCGCACCTTGAAAGGTACGGTTTTGTTGCCGCGAACGCATAAAATAAGCAGGTCTTTAAATCCGGAAGACCTGCTTCCCCAAAAGCGCCCGTTTATTTTTGTAGATAAGATCCTGGGATATGAGAGATCAAAGAAAATTGTCGCGCTCAAGCATCTCAGGAAAAACAGTTTTTTTCTAAAAGGCCACTTTCCAGGGAATCCAATTATGCCCGGGGCCTTGATTGTTGAGGCTATGGGCCAGGCAAGCATTATGCTTTTCTACTTAAGCAACCCAAGCTTTTCCCCCCACAGTTGTAATCACTATTTAGTAAAGGTTGAAGCCACGTTTTTGTTTCCTATTCGGCCTAAGGAAGATATTGTCTTGGAGTCAAAGATAACGCATAGTACAGGCGAGTCCGCTATATTTGATACTTGTGCGCGGGTGGGTTCAAAGATTGCCTCTACCGCAAAGATATATCTTGTAATCAAGAAAAAAAACCATGGCGCAAAATAG
- a CDS encoding beta-ketoacyl-[acyl-carrier-protein] synthase family protein, producing MAQNRRVAVTGLGVVSSVGIGKDHFWNSISNGKSGITRIKSFDTSAFDCHYGGEVKGFSVFDFLDDKNVALLGRNSQFAIISSFLALKDSGYRLDTLKREKTGVILGTVFGEKGMEHSLEVAAQRKPDKITYSQIASSLPNCISSNVAAYFSLSGRNSVIPAACAAGNYSISHAFDLIKSGDLNCALAGASDYFSKAAFYSFNRLYAMAPRKCQPFDKNRKGMLLGEGSAILFLETVDSALKRGAHIYAEILGYGLSCDARHLTAPSQQGIEKCIVKALRYSGIGNRQVDYISAHGTGTYSNDRTECAAIKRIFPGYKSIPVSSIKSMLGHTLGAASSIEAVACCLSLEKGIIPPTINFRTTDKECDVDCVPNKARKKNIKVVLNNGFAFGGNNCCVVFKKWGK from the coding sequence ATGGCGCAAAATAGAAGAGTAGCCGTAACTGGCTTAGGCGTTGTTTCGTCTGTTGGGATTGGTAAAGATCATTTTTGGAATTCGATTTCAAATGGAAAAAGCGGGATTACAAGAATAAAATCTTTTGACACCAGCGCTTTTGATTGCCATTACGGCGGTGAAGTCAAAGGTTTCTCTGTATTTGATTTTCTTGATGATAAAAACGTTGCTTTACTTGGCAGGAACTCTCAATTTGCAATAATTTCTTCTTTTTTGGCGCTTAAAGATTCCGGCTATAGATTGGATACATTAAAAAGAGAAAAAACGGGTGTAATCCTGGGGACAGTCTTTGGCGAAAAGGGAATGGAGCATTCTTTAGAGGTGGCAGCGCAAAGAAAACCTGATAAAATTACATACTCTCAGATAGCAAGCTCTTTACCTAATTGTATATCTTCAAATGTGGCAGCGTATTTTTCTTTATCAGGCAGGAATTCTGTGATCCCTGCTGCATGCGCAGCAGGCAATTATTCAATAAGCCACGCGTTTGATTTAATAAAATCCGGAGATTTGAATTGTGCCTTAGCCGGAGCTTCGGATTACTTCTCTAAAGCGGCTTTTTATTCATTTAACCGCTTGTATGCAATGGCGCCAAGAAAATGCCAGCCATTTGATAAAAACAGAAAAGGAATGCTTTTGGGTGAAGGCAGCGCCATCCTGTTTCTGGAGACAGTTGATTCTGCCTTAAAGAGAGGGGCGCATATTTATGCCGAGATACTTGGGTATGGGCTTTCTTGTGATGCTCGCCATTTAACAGCGCCCAGCCAGCAGGGTATTGAAAAATGTATCGTAAAGGCGCTTCGCTATTCAGGAATAGGGAACAGGCAGGTAGATTATATCAGCGCCCATGGCACAGGTACTTACTCTAATGACCGGACGGAATGCGCGGCGATCAAGAGGATATTCCCGGGTTACAAATCTATTCCGGTCAGTTCCATTAAATCAATGCTTGGGCATACATTAGGAGCTGCTTCCAGTATTGAAGCTGTTGCTTGTTGCCTCAGTCTGGAAAAAGGTATTATCCCGCCGACAATTAATTTCAGGACTACAGATAAGGAGTGCGACGTTGACTGCGTGCCGAATAAAGCGAGAAAGAAGAATATTAAGGTTGTTTTGAACAACGGATTTGCTTTCGGAGGCAATAATTGTTGCGTAGTTTTTAAAAAATGGGGTAAATGA
- a CDS encoding NAD(P)/FAD-dependent oxidoreductase has protein sequence MTEYDAIIIGSGLGGLGSAAVLAKEKKNVLVLEKNHYFGGYAVVFQRKGFKFDLSCHSINSFKGVTPDILDRCGIKGKINLIKPKFAYHSFFPGYDFTCMQSGPDMFKRILFSSFPKERRNISKLISLMSNIYYGFKNSSGPDSGYISRDLIKFANLTCSQVINRFLKDRTLRSIFGQLYFFFGSSLKKTSFLNFCNIFFDYLCKGSYLIEGGSNKLVDELVAVIRKNGGRLVLDSEVTKIIIGKNNVSGVVTKDGKEYLCKDVISDISPDIVFRKLIDRRHLGDGLDALDSLEPSISAFAVFVGTKCDYKSLLPFEFLMFLNTGSSLDRQFQAALKCDFKNTTLAVTLFSNIDSSYAPLGKSSLSIISLSGYNFWKGLKNDEYLSVKEKCADILVNRANDILPGLTDSIEIRNIATPLTMERYTGNYRGAIYGAARHTRRLNIASLLRESKINNLYFAGAWSSRGGGYLGSLQSGVIAAESALDRGMQ, from the coding sequence ATGACAGAGTATGATGCGATTATAATCGGTTCAGGGCTTGGCGGCCTTGGGAGTGCCGCAGTACTGGCAAAAGAAAAAAAGAATGTCCTAGTATTGGAGAAAAACCATTATTTCGGCGGGTATGCTGTTGTTTTCCAGAGAAAGGGATTTAAGTTTGATTTGTCTTGTCATAGTATTAACAGTTTTAAAGGTGTAACTCCCGATATACTTGACCGATGCGGTATTAAAGGCAAAATTAACCTGATTAAACCTAAATTCGCCTATCATTCGTTTTTCCCCGGTTATGATTTTACCTGTATGCAGTCCGGGCCAGATATGTTTAAACGAATCTTATTTAGCTCTTTTCCCAAAGAAAGGCGTAATATTTCCAAGCTGATTAGTTTAATGTCGAATATCTATTACGGGTTTAAAAACTCATCCGGTCCTGATTCAGGGTATATTTCACGTGATCTAATTAAATTTGCTAATTTGACCTGTTCTCAGGTAATCAATAGATTTCTCAAGGATAGAACGTTAAGGAGCATTTTTGGCCAATTATATTTTTTCTTCGGGTCTTCATTAAAGAAAACATCTTTTCTGAACTTTTGTAACATTTTTTTTGATTATCTTTGCAAAGGTTCATATTTGATTGAGGGCGGATCTAATAAACTTGTAGATGAATTAGTAGCAGTTATCAGGAAGAATGGCGGCAGGCTAGTATTGGATTCTGAAGTCACAAAAATAATCATTGGAAAAAATAATGTAAGCGGGGTTGTTACTAAGGATGGAAAAGAATATCTTTGTAAAGATGTTATTTCCGATATTTCTCCGGATATTGTATTCCGGAAACTTATTGACAGGCGCCATTTGGGCGATGGTCTAGATGCGCTTGATTCTTTAGAGCCTTCGATTTCGGCTTTTGCTGTTTTTGTCGGGACAAAATGTGATTATAAAAGTTTGTTGCCTTTTGAATTCTTGATGTTTTTAAATACAGGTTCTAGCCTGGATAGGCAATTCCAGGCGGCGTTAAAGTGTGACTTTAAAAATACAACCCTAGCCGTAACTTTATTTTCAAATATTGATTCAAGTTATGCCCCTTTAGGTAAATCGAGCCTCTCTATTATCAGCCTTTCCGGATACAATTTCTGGAAAGGGCTTAAAAACGATGAATATCTCTCAGTTAAAGAAAAGTGTGCGGATATACTGGTAAATAGAGCTAATGATATCCTGCCTGGGTTAACAGATTCCATTGAAATAAGGAATATCGCTACGCCATTAACCATGGAAAGATACACAGGTAATTACCGTGGTGCTATATACGGAGCTGCGCGCCATACCCGAAGATTAAACATAGCAAGCCTGTTGCGTGAATCAAAAATTAATAATCTCTACTTTGCCGGGGCCTGGTCTTCGCGCGGTGGAGGATATCTTGGCTCATTGCAATCAGGAGTTATCGCTGCGGAGTCAGCCTTAGATAGAGGTATGCAATAA